A window of the Isosphaera pallida ATCC 43644 genome harbors these coding sequences:
- a CDS encoding Minf_1886 family protein, producing MSLRPELAAILARDTRYALPAYQFVMEALDDLERQRRRKRIQARRSPTGRVKPIAPELASPHVSGAMLCEAVRDLANRQFGVMARTVLNHWGVYTTSDLGEIVYNLIASGNLKKSERDRREDFDNVFDFDEVFGIIELPAAVES from the coding sequence ATGAGTCTCCGCCCCGAGTTGGCCGCGATCCTGGCCCGCGACACTCGTTACGCCCTGCCCGCCTATCAGTTCGTCATGGAGGCGCTGGACGACCTGGAGCGCCAACGGCGCCGCAAACGAATTCAAGCCCGACGCAGCCCAACTGGACGGGTCAAACCGATCGCGCCGGAACTGGCCTCCCCCCACGTCAGCGGCGCAATGTTGTGCGAAGCGGTGCGCGACCTAGCCAACCGTCAATTTGGGGTGATGGCCCGCACCGTCTTGAACCACTGGGGGGTTTACACCACCTCCGACCTGGGCGAAATCGTGTATAACCTGATCGCCTCGGGCAACCTCAAGAAGTCAGAGCGCGACCGCCGCGAAGACTTCGACAATGTCTTCGACTTTGACGAGGTGTTTGGTATCATCGAACTCCCCGCCGCGGTCGAATCGTGA
- the dapB gene encoding 4-hydroxy-tetrahydrodipicolinate reductase, whose product MTTLSTVAKAVGRIARPRRVAIHGAAGRMGQRLIALLDEFPDLTLAAALEHPNHPLLGHPVAGTTYNDRWPDQPLDGGEGRAVEVVIDFSRPEALVELAETCAQRGAALVVGTTGLDATHREALDRAARVIPVLVSPNMNRAVNVLMRLAAEAARLLRGDVDIEILERHHRHKADAPSGTALKLGEIVAEAAGLSSVIHGRHGQVGARPRSELAIHAIRCGDNPGEHTIVFGMEGDVIELTHRASNRDGFARGALEAARFLVGKPPGHYAMSDVLGITS is encoded by the coding sequence ATGACGACCCTTTCCACAGTGGCCAAGGCGGTTGGACGAATCGCACGACCGCGCCGGGTGGCCATCCACGGCGCGGCGGGACGAATGGGCCAACGGCTCATCGCCTTGCTCGACGAGTTCCCAGACCTGACGCTGGCCGCGGCCCTGGAACATCCCAACCACCCATTGCTTGGTCATCCTGTCGCCGGAACCACCTACAACGACCGTTGGCCCGATCAGCCCCTCGACGGCGGCGAAGGCCGGGCGGTCGAGGTGGTGATCGACTTCTCGCGGCCCGAGGCCCTAGTCGAACTCGCTGAAACCTGCGCTCAGCGAGGAGCCGCCCTGGTCGTCGGAACCACCGGACTCGACGCCACCCACCGGGAGGCGCTGGATCGCGCCGCGCGGGTGATTCCCGTGCTGGTCTCGCCCAACATGAACCGGGCGGTCAACGTGTTGATGCGTCTGGCCGCTGAGGCCGCGCGGTTGCTCCGCGGCGACGTGGACATCGAAATCCTCGAACGCCACCACCGCCATAAGGCCGACGCTCCGAGCGGTACCGCGTTGAAGCTGGGCGAGATCGTTGCCGAGGCGGCTGGCTTGTCCAGCGTCATTCATGGCCGCCACGGCCAGGTTGGAGCGCGTCCGCGTTCGGAACTCGCAATTCACGCGATCCGCTGCGGTGACAACCCCGGCGAACACACCATCGTTTTCGGCATGGAGGGCGACGTGATCGAACTGACTCATCGCGCCTCCAATCGCGACGGCTTTGCCCGAGGCGCTCTGGAGGCCGCCCGCTTCCTCGTCGGCAAGCCCCCAGGCCATTATGCGATGAGCGACGTTTTGGGTATCACCTCCTAG
- a CDS encoding transglutaminase family protein, protein MQYLIHHLTEYIYSAPISESLMEVRMMPRSEGRQRCWRFRLQTSPRSRVLSHDDHRGNIIHHFSVPAKHNRLTITAESLVQVEAGTPLPEALDLGDWQRLDQATQTLDFWDDLAPSKFSKPTPALEEFARRVGWAERPACDPLSALRQLTTTIVNEFEYVPNSTKVDSPIDEALSLRAGVCQDFAHIWIALARRAGIPARYVSGYLYHREQDHDRSQADATHAWAEAWLPGLDWVGFDPTNDLIVTDRHIRVAIGRDYADVPPTRGVYRGEAQGTIKVIVKVEPSEAISLADEYDLLNSDNPPLPLHEPPPQQQQQQQQQQQ, encoded by the coding sequence ATGCAATATCTGATCCACCACTTGACTGAATACATCTATTCGGCCCCCATCAGCGAGAGCCTGATGGAAGTGCGGATGATGCCGCGCAGCGAGGGCCGTCAGCGTTGCTGGCGGTTCCGGCTCCAAACCTCTCCGCGCTCCAGGGTGTTGTCGCACGACGACCACCGTGGCAACATCATCCATCATTTCAGCGTTCCGGCGAAACATAACCGTCTGACCATCACGGCCGAGTCGCTAGTCCAGGTCGAAGCCGGGACTCCCCTGCCAGAAGCCCTGGACCTGGGCGACTGGCAACGGCTGGACCAGGCGACTCAGACTTTGGACTTTTGGGACGACCTGGCCCCCAGCAAGTTTTCCAAACCCACCCCCGCTCTGGAGGAATTCGCCCGTCGCGTCGGTTGGGCCGAACGGCCCGCGTGCGACCCGCTTTCGGCGCTTCGACAACTCACCACCACGATTGTCAACGAGTTCGAATACGTTCCCAACAGCACCAAGGTCGATTCGCCGATTGACGAAGCGCTGTCGTTACGCGCGGGCGTCTGCCAGGACTTCGCCCACATTTGGATCGCCTTAGCGCGCCGCGCTGGCATCCCGGCCCGCTACGTCAGCGGCTACCTCTACCATCGGGAGCAGGATCACGACCGCTCCCAGGCCGACGCCACCCACGCCTGGGCCGAAGCCTGGTTGCCCGGCCTCGATTGGGTCGGCTTCGACCCCACCAACGATCTGATCGTGACCGACCGCCACATTCGAGTCGCCATCGGCCGTGACTACGCCGACGTTCCCCCCACCCGCGGCGTCTATCGCGGCGAAGCTCAAGGCACGATCAAGGTCATCGTCAAGGTCGAACCCTCCGAAGCCATCTCGCTGGCCGACGAGTACGATTTGCTCAACAGCGACAATCCCCCCCTCCCTCTGCACGAGCCCCCTCCACAACAGCAACAGCAACAGCAACAGCAACAACAATAA